In one Pseudomonas sp. 31-12 genomic region, the following are encoded:
- a CDS encoding sulfurtransferase TusA family protein, which yields MTDAVTHDAELDASGLNCPLPLLKAKLELNRLASGAVLKVIATDAGSQRDFRTFARLAGHTLLREEDEAGVYRYWLKKA from the coding sequence ATGACCGACGCTGTAACCCATGACGCCGAACTGGATGCCAGTGGCCTGAATTGCCCATTGCCGTTGCTCAAAGCCAAGCTGGAGCTCAATCGATTGGCCAGTGGCGCGGTGCTCAAGGTGATCGCCACCGATGCGGGCTCCCAGCGCGACTTTCGCACCTTTGCCCGATTAGCCGGTCATACGCTGCTTCGCGAAGAAGATGAGGCGGGTGTTTACCGCTACTGGTTGAAAAAAGCCTGA
- a CDS encoding AI-2E family transporter — translation MFKVLRDWIQRYFSDEEAVVLAVLLFLAFTAVLTLGGMLAPVLAGMVLAYLMQGLVVTLERLRMPGGVAVGLVFALFMGVLLVFIIVVVPLLWHQLITLFNELPGMLAKWQSLLLLLPERYPHLVSDEQVLQAIEVARGEIGKFGQWALTFSLSSLPLLVNIMIYLVLVPILVFFFLKDREMIGQWVRGYLPRERALITRVAHEMNRQIANYIRGKVIEIFICGGVTYIGFVVLGLNYAALLALLVGVSVVVPYVGAVVVTVPVLLIALFQWGWSDQFIYLMAVYGIIQTLDGNVLVPLLFSEAVNLHPVAIICAVLLFGGLWGFWGVFFAIPLATLFKAVLDAWPRKEPVVAPLL, via the coding sequence ATGTTCAAGGTGTTACGCGACTGGATTCAGCGCTACTTTTCCGATGAAGAAGCCGTGGTGCTGGCCGTGCTGTTGTTTCTGGCCTTTACCGCCGTGCTCACGTTGGGTGGCATGCTCGCACCGGTGCTCGCGGGGATGGTGCTGGCGTACCTGATGCAAGGCCTGGTCGTGACCCTCGAACGCCTGCGCATGCCGGGCGGGGTGGCAGTGGGGCTGGTCTTCGCCTTGTTCATGGGCGTTTTGCTGGTGTTTATCATTGTCGTAGTGCCGTTGCTCTGGCATCAGTTGATCACGCTGTTCAATGAACTGCCCGGTATGCTCGCCAAGTGGCAATCGCTGTTGTTGCTGCTGCCTGAGCGTTACCCGCATCTGGTCTCGGACGAGCAGGTGTTGCAGGCCATCGAAGTGGCACGCGGCGAGATCGGCAAGTTCGGTCAATGGGCGCTGACGTTTTCGCTGTCGAGCCTGCCGTTGCTGGTGAACATCATGATTTACCTCGTCCTTGTACCGATCCTGGTGTTCTTCTTCCTCAAGGACCGGGAAATGATCGGCCAGTGGGTGCGCGGTTATCTGCCGCGTGAGCGGGCGCTGATTACCCGTGTTGCCCACGAGATGAACCGGCAGATTGCCAACTACATTCGCGGCAAGGTCATCGAGATTTTCATCTGCGGTGGTGTGACGTACATCGGTTTCGTCGTCCTGGGGCTCAACTACGCAGCGCTGCTGGCATTGTTGGTGGGGGTGTCGGTGGTGGTCCCGTATGTCGGGGCGGTCGTGGTGACCGTGCCGGTCCTGCTGATTGCGCTGTTTCAGTGGGGCTGGAGCGATCAGTTCATTTACTTGATGGCGGTCTACGGGATTATCCAGACGCTGGACGGTAACGTGCTGGTGCCGCTGCTGTTTTCGGAAGCGGTGAATTTGCACCCGGTGGCAATTATTTGCGCGGTGCTGTTGTTTGGCGGGTTGTGGGGATTTTGGGGAGTCTTCTTTGCGATTCCGCTGGCGACGCTGTTCAAGGCGGTGCTGGATGCCTGGCCGCGGAAGGAGCCGGTGGTGGCGCCGCTGCTTTAA
- a CDS encoding peroxiredoxin, with amino-acid sequence MAVAIDQPVTDFEAPATNGQTVSLAGLKGKQVVIYFYPKDSTPGCTTQGQGFRDQLDAFKAANTEVFGVSRDSLKSHENFKAKQAFTFELISDKEEALCQLFDVIKLKKLYGKEYMGVDRSTFLIDKDGVLRQEWRGVKVPGHVDAVLAAAQALNKG; translated from the coding sequence ATGGCCGTTGCCATCGACCAACCGGTTACCGACTTCGAAGCACCCGCCACCAATGGACAGACCGTCAGCCTCGCGGGCCTTAAAGGCAAGCAAGTGGTGATCTATTTCTATCCGAAGGACAGCACACCGGGCTGCACCACTCAGGGCCAGGGCTTTCGCGATCAGCTTGATGCCTTTAAAGCGGCTAACACCGAAGTCTTCGGCGTTTCGCGCGACAGCCTCAAATCCCACGAGAACTTCAAGGCCAAGCAAGCGTTCACCTTCGAGCTGATCAGCGACAAGGAAGAAGCGCTGTGCCAGTTGTTTGATGTGATCAAGCTGAAGAAGCTGTATGGCAAGGAATACATGGGCGTTGATCGCAGCACATTCCTGATTGATAAGGACGGCGTGCTGCGTCAGGAATGGCGCGGCGTGAAAGTGCCGGGGCATGTGGATGCGGTGTTGGCGGCGGCACAGGCGCTGAACAAGGGCTGA
- a CDS encoding glycine cleavage system protein R yields the protein MSTPTVREQFLVISALGANPMELTNVLCRASHENRCAVVTSRLTRHGECSALILEISGSWDALARLEGSLSGLAKKHAFTVNVVRSAALENRPQALPYVAYVSSAYRSDIINELCQFFMDHNVELENLTCDTYQAPQTGGTMLNATFTVTLPAGVQISWLRDQFLDFADALNLDALIEPWRPQNPM from the coding sequence ATGTCCACCCCCACAGTTCGCGAACAATTCCTTGTCATCAGTGCCCTCGGCGCCAACCCCATGGAGCTGACTAACGTCCTGTGCCGCGCCAGCCATGAAAACCGCTGCGCCGTGGTCACTTCCCGCCTGACCCGTCATGGCGAGTGCAGCGCGCTGATCCTCGAGATCTCTGGCAGCTGGGACGCCCTGGCACGCCTGGAAGGCAGCCTCTCGGGCCTCGCCAAGAAGCACGCATTCACCGTAAATGTGGTGCGCAGCGCGGCGCTGGAGAATCGTCCCCAGGCCTTGCCTTATGTCGCTTATGTCAGCTCGGCCTATCGCTCGGACATCATCAACGAGCTGTGCCAGTTCTTCATGGACCACAACGTCGAGCTGGAAAACCTGACCTGCGACACGTATCAGGCGCCGCAAACCGGCGGCACCATGCTCAACGCCACGTTTACCGTGACCTTGCCGGCCGGCGTGCAGATCAGCTGGCTGCGCGATCAGTTCCTGGATTTCGCCGACGCGCTGAACCTGGACGCACTGATCGAACCGTGGCGCCCACAAAACCCAATGTAA
- the dapA gene encoding 4-hydroxy-tetrahydrodipicolinate synthase, with translation MIAGSMVALVTPMDAQGRLDWDSLSKLVDFHLQNGTHAIVAVGTTGESATLDVNEHIEVIRYVVKQVAGRIPVIAGTGANSTREAIELTTNAKTAGADACLLVTPYYNKPTQEGLYQHFKAIAEAVDIPQILYNVPGRTACDMLAETVIRLSTVKNIIGIKEATGDLTRAKAIIDGVSKDFLVISGDDATAVELILLGGKGNISVTANVAPREMSDLCNAALKGDAVTARAIHEKLMPLNKTLFIESNPIPVKWALHEMGLMPDGIRLPLTWLSAACHEPLRQAMRQSGVLV, from the coding sequence ATGATTGCGGGCAGTATGGTGGCACTGGTCACACCCATGGATGCACAAGGTCGTCTCGACTGGGACAGCCTGAGCAAACTGGTGGACTTTCACCTGCAGAACGGCACCCACGCGATCGTGGCGGTCGGCACTACAGGTGAATCGGCCACCCTCGACGTGAACGAGCACATCGAAGTGATTCGTTACGTGGTGAAGCAGGTGGCAGGGCGCATTCCGGTGATCGCCGGGACCGGCGCCAACTCGACGCGCGAAGCCATCGAGCTGACCACCAACGCGAAGACCGCCGGCGCCGATGCTTGCCTGCTGGTCACGCCGTACTACAACAAGCCGACGCAGGAAGGCTTGTACCAGCACTTCAAGGCCATCGCCGAAGCCGTCGACATCCCGCAGATTCTTTATAACGTGCCCGGCCGCACGGCGTGCGACATGCTGGCTGAAACCGTGATCCGCCTGTCGACCGTGAAAAACATCATCGGCATCAAGGAAGCCACCGGCGACCTGACCCGTGCCAAGGCCATCATCGACGGCGTGAGCAAAGACTTCCTGGTGATCTCGGGTGACGACGCCACTGCAGTCGAGCTGATCCTGCTCGGCGGCAAGGGCAACATCTCTGTGACCGCCAACGTTGCTCCGCGTGAAATGAGTGACCTTTGCAACGCGGCCCTGAAAGGTGACGCCGTCACGGCCCGAGCGATTCACGAAAAGCTGATGCCGCTCAATAAAACCCTGTTTATCGAATCCAACCCTATCCCCGTGAAATGGGCACTGCATGAAATGGGCTTGATGCCGGACGGTATCCGTCTGCCGCTCACCTGGCTCAGCGCTGCCTGTCACGAACCGCTGCGGCAGGCCATGCGCCAGTCCGGCGTACTGGTTTAA
- the bamC gene encoding outer membrane protein assembly factor BamC yields MKRLAGLSALALIISSTSGCGWVWGPEGYFRDRGSDYLEAQQTAPMQLPPDVSTSKRLDPLLPIPRNVADDSAKGEYIVPRPQPLTAGADASAYSLQKTGDSRWIVAQNPPAEVWPVAVQFFQDNGFRLDDQKPQTGEFTTTWQHSDELSAAMAKRLSAAGVSTDSETRVRVRIEPGVQRNTSEVYVVSAERPAGSTADVAFTNRSVNTGLDAALVDDMLASMSRISEKGGSVSMLASRDFDTPSRVSLSEDGSGNPVLNVGNDLDRAWSSVGRALEQGEWRVEDINRSLGLYYINLSEKAEKKDEKPGFFSSLFGSAPSKEEVEARAERYQVRLSKVGENVQVTVEKNINTVAPAEVARKVLSVIQDNLG; encoded by the coding sequence ATGAAGCGATTGGCCGGACTTTCCGCACTTGCCTTGATTATCTCCAGCACCAGTGGCTGCGGATGGGTCTGGGGCCCGGAAGGTTATTTCCGTGACCGTGGTAGCGATTACCTGGAAGCGCAACAGACTGCACCTATGCAATTGCCACCGGACGTCAGCACTTCAAAGCGTCTGGATCCGTTGCTGCCGATCCCGCGCAACGTGGCCGATGACTCCGCGAAGGGCGAGTACATCGTGCCGCGTCCGCAGCCGTTGACGGCTGGGGCCGACGCCAGCGCCTACTCCCTGCAGAAGACCGGTGATTCGCGCTGGATCGTCGCCCAGAACCCACCGGCCGAAGTCTGGCCAGTGGCTGTGCAGTTCTTTCAGGACAACGGTTTCCGTCTGGACGACCAGAAGCCGCAGACCGGCGAATTCACCACCACCTGGCAGCATTCCGACGAACTGTCGGCCGCGATGGCCAAGCGCCTGAGCGCCGCCGGTGTCAGCACCGACAGCGAAACCCGCGTTCGGGTGCGTATCGAGCCGGGCGTGCAGCGCAACACCAGTGAAGTCTACGTGGTCAGTGCCGAGCGTCCTGCCGGTAGCACCGCCGACGTGGCCTTCACCAACCGTTCGGTCAACACTGGCCTGGACGCGGCACTGGTCGACGACATGCTCGCAAGCATGAGCCGCATCTCGGAGAAGGGCGGTTCGGTCTCCATGCTGGCTTCGCGTGATTTTGATACGCCAAGTCGCGTCAGCCTGAGCGAAGACGGCAGCGGCAACCCGGTTCTGAACGTCGGCAACGACCTGGATCGTGCTTGGTCGAGCGTCGGTCGTGCGCTGGAGCAGGGCGAATGGCGCGTTGAAGACATCAACCGCAGCCTGGGCCTGTACTACATCAACCTCTCCGAAAAAGCCGAGAAGAAAGACGAGAAGCCTGGCTTCTTCAGCAGCCTGTTCGGCAGCGCGCCGAGCAAGGAAGAAGTTGAAGCCCGTGCCGAGCGTTATCAGGTTCGCCTGAGCAAGGTTGGCGAGAACGTTCAGGTCACCGTCGAGAAAAACATCAACACCGTGGCGCCAGCAGAAGTGGCGCGCAAAGTGTTGAGCGTGATTCAGGACAACTTGGGCTGA
- a CDS encoding MBL fold metallo-hydrolase, with protein MRFAVLGSGSQGNGTLITSADTYVLVDCGFSLRETEKRLLRLGVNPAQLSAILVTHEHADHVHGVGLLSRRYNLPVYLSRGTLRGMRKPIEPAGFLAGGEQLQIGALSIGVIAVAHDAQEPTQYVFSDGERRFGLLTDLGSYCNKVLDGYRDLDALMIESNHCRDMLARGHYPYFLKQRVGGELGHLNNHQAAFLVSELGWQGLQHLVLAHLSSKNNLPQLARQCFVDTLGCDPDWLQLADQDSGLDWRHIA; from the coding sequence ATGCGTTTTGCCGTTCTCGGCAGCGGTAGCCAAGGGAACGGCACGCTGATAACCAGCGCTGACACGTATGTACTGGTGGATTGTGGTTTCTCCCTGCGGGAAACCGAAAAACGCCTGCTGCGCCTGGGTGTGAACCCTGCGCAGTTGAGCGCGATACTCGTGACCCACGAACATGCCGACCACGTGCATGGCGTGGGTTTGCTGTCTCGGCGCTACAATCTGCCTGTCTACCTCAGTCGCGGGACCCTGCGCGGGATGCGCAAACCGATTGAACCGGCTGGCTTTCTGGCTGGCGGTGAGCAATTGCAGATCGGCGCACTGAGCATCGGCGTCATTGCCGTGGCCCACGATGCACAGGAACCGACGCAATATGTGTTCAGCGACGGTGAGCGGCGCTTCGGCCTGCTGACTGACCTGGGCTCCTATTGCAACAAGGTGCTGGACGGCTATCGGGACCTCGATGCATTGATGATCGAGTCCAACCATTGCCGTGACATGCTGGCTCGCGGTCACTACCCGTACTTCCTGAAGCAGCGGGTGGGCGGTGAACTGGGACATTTGAACAACCACCAGGCGGCATTCCTGGTGTCTGAGTTGGGCTGGCAAGGCCTGCAACACCTGGTCCTGGCCCATCTGAGCAGCAAGAACAACCTGCCGCAGCTGGCCCGGCAATGTTTTGTCGACACCCTCGGGTGCGACCCGGACTGGCTGCAACTGGCCGATCAAGATTCAGGGCTCGACTGGCGACACATCGCCTAG